In the Plectropomus leopardus isolate mb chromosome 5, YSFRI_Pleo_2.0, whole genome shotgun sequence genome, one interval contains:
- the si:dkey-182i3.11 gene encoding insulin-like growth factor-binding protein complex acid labile subunit produces MLAALTLASLSLVVWASNLCPPACDCLHNLTNIGCQGKGLARIPELPEGAEQLYISYNKIQEIPRRGLENLQVLDLTENQINVFLSLNLVWPSMTKLSKLFLRNNNLRSLHPGQFLNCPALILLDLSENQIEYLPSGFLRGLANLKTLNLNFNHIRVLTDGGLEGAFALTNLHLSHNNITQIEEGVFKNSTMLKKLVLSRNRITSVDEASFRGATGLQQLDLSANMLVTVPSEALRDLNRLEGLYLQMNNIISFPEDCFSSLGLLVHLDLSHNKLTTLSEGSLRGLTMLRELGLSTNLIDSLPSNVFINLISLELLDLYRNRLTSLPLDIFKNLSNLEELQLDSNQISVIPVGVFDPLSKLNELHLSNNHILELHSALFNKLKSLHNLYLENNALKHLPRGIFHKTRLLKEIHLNDNQIRFLYHSVFHGLVRVSSLILSRNHLTSLHPDQFRDLISLKELKLDKNHISDLPESLFTNLNNLTALDLDNNQILQLSPDDFVGLTRLKELKLSFNQLHDIPFNTFNPLRKLRRLLLKNNSLDSLDLQLFAQLLKLTELNLEENKLDHLQPGVFQGLTNLQKLNLKSNQLRAMENGTLGSLKSLSAIYLSGNLWDCTCTHILYISTWVNMHRDKLRDQPVCFFSSSWSPLSKDTPLSQAALSPQWLQDQCTQSAASSLSPSFPLKMLTLLTMSLMVVSPYEILLSGFALLSFSSCLCFAFLLQLLKYLNHNLNTL; encoded by the exons ATGTTGGCAGCTTTAACTTTGGCCTCCCTGAGCCTTGTGGTCTGGGCGTCTAACCTCTGCCCCCCAGCCTGCGACTGTCTCCACAACCTGACCAATATTGGGTGTCAGGGTAAAGGACTGGCCCGAATCCCTGAGCTGCCAGAGGGCGCAGAGCAGCTGTACATCTCATACAATAAGATACAGGAAATACCCAGGCGTGGGTTGGAGAATCTGCAG GTCCTGGACCTGACTGAGAATCAGATTAATGTCTTCCTATCCTTAAACCTAGTTTGGCCCAGTATGACAAAGCTGTCCAAGCTCTTCCTACGCAACAATAACCTGAGGTCCCTACACCCTGGTCAGTTCCTAAACTGCCCTGCTCTTATCTTACTGGACCTGAGTGAGAACCAGATTGAATATCTACCGAGTGGATTCCTCCGTGGATTAGCAAATTTGAAGACGTTGAATTTGAACTTTAACCACATTCGAGTATTAACGGATGGTGGATTAGAAGGTGCCTTTGCCCTCACTAACCTTCACCTTAGTCATAATAATATAACACAGATAGAGGAAGGTGTCTTCAAGAACTCCACCATGTTAAAGAAACTTGTTCTGTCCAGAAACAGAATCACAAGTGTGGACGAGGCTAGCTTCAGAGGAGCGACAGGTCTTCAACAGCTTGACCTGAGTGCCAACATGTTGGTCACTGTTCCATCTGAGGCACTGAGGGATCTAAACAGGCTTGAGGGTCTGTATCTACAGATGAACAACATCATCAGCTTTCCTGAGGACTGCTTCTCCTCATTGGGCCTGTTGGTTCATCTTGACTTGAGCCACAATAAACTGACCACTCTGTCTGAGGGATCACTGAGAGGTCTGACCATGCTGAGAGAGCTGGGCCTCAGCACCAACCTTATAGACTCTCTTCCCTCTAACGTCTTCATCAACCTGATCAGCCTTGAGTTACTTGATTTGTACAGGAACAGACTGACATCTCTTCCTCTGGATATATTCAAGAACTTAAGTAACCTGGAAGAACTCCAGCTGGACAGCAACCAGATCTCTGTCATACCTGTAGGGGTGTTTGATCCACTATCCAAACTCAACGAGCTACATCTGTCAAACAACCACATCCTGGAGCTCCACTCTGCTCTGTTCAACAAGCTCAAATCACTTCACAACCTGTACTTGGAGAACAATGCTCTGAAGCACCTTCCTAGAGGAATTTTCCATAAGACAAGGCTCCTTAAGGAGATACATCTCAATGACAACCAAATCAGGTTTCTGTATCACTCAGTCTTCCATGGTCTGGTGAGAGTATCCTCACTGATACTCTCTCGCAACCACCTTACCTCTCTTCACCCGGACCAGTTCAGAGACCTTATCAGTTTGAAAGAGTTAAAACTAGACAAAAACCACATCAGTGACCTTCCTGAAAGCCTGTTCACGAATCTAAATAACCTTACAGCACTGGATCTGGATAATAACCAAATCTTACAGCTGTCTCCTGATGATTTTGTAGGGTTGACCCGCCTTAAAGAACTCAAGTTGAGTTTCAATCAGCTCCATGACATCCCATTCAACACCTTCAATCCCCTCAGAAAACTCCGAAGACTTCTGCTAAAGAACAACAGTCTGGATAGTTTAGACCTTCAGCTCTTTGCCCAACTTTTGAAGCTAACAGAACTCAACTTGGAAGAAAACAAGCTGGATCACCTGCAGCCTGGTGTATTTCAAGGGCTCACGAACCTCCAGAAATTGAATTTGAAGTCCAACCAGCTCAGAGCAATGGAGAATGGGACTCTGGGGTCTCTAAAAAGCCTTAGTGCCATCTATCTGTCAGGTAATTTGTGGGACTGCACCTGTACACATATTCTCTACATCAGCACCTGGGTCAACATGCACCGAGACAAGCTCAGAGACCAGCCCGTCtgcttcttctcctcttcttggTCACCATTATCTAAGGATACACCACTTTCTCAGGCAGCTCTGTCTCCCCAGTGGTTACAAGATCAATGCACCCAAAGTGCTGCAAGCAGCTTGTCACCTTCATTTCCTCTAAAAATGCTGACTCTGCTCACAATGTCTCTCATGGTTGTCAGCCCATATGAGATCCTTTTAAGTGGTTTTGCACTCTTAAGcttttcttcctgtctttgCTTTGCATTTCTGCTCCAGCTTTTGAAGTATCTGAACCATAATCTCAATACACTGTAA